The Acidobacteriota bacterium genome contains a region encoding:
- a CDS encoding M36 family metallopeptidase, which translates to MKGILRIFAFVSIMLLGSALLITTFGMLAASRTQRKQRVNPGPSNFDIRSNQSKDSHEKLAAQKAKLTSEQLARQAEVKRDIVEAANALKNGETAGEVMLSPLTGAAEIVSAGLESARLLTPPSLQGREDVVRNFLRGNSALYGLRADQIGRLEVAADYVNPAGNLGWVTLKQQFNDIPVFGGQLSAGLTPNGQLVRTVSTLASGVREEFLQTTAALSAEQAVAIAASAVGVTIDPVALQRKSTSADGRKVVFAGGPFVQDIEVEQVYFPLEVGVVTLSWSMVLWQDVPAYYTVVDAEKGDLLFRKNITNEQTQTASYSIYNDDSPGPLSPTNVLPGSGTQGPGISRTLLTLISELPGFDNLGWITDGGNTTTGNNVDAGLDLVSPNGIDPGSRPVGSPSRVFDFSYNPPPLGTDAPSGTNFRNGIVTDMFFWANRYHDQLYQYGFTEASGNFQNDNFGRGGVAGDFVRAEAQDFSGTDNANFSTPPDGQLPRMQMYLFTGPTPQRDGAIDHDVVLHELTHGLSNRLHSNAVGLNSDMSGGMGEGWSDFYARALLSSASEDVNGIYAMGAYVTLNIDPGFTDNYYYGIRRFPYAVKTNLGANGKPHNPLTFADIDPTKFNISDGAFAPAFTGIPEEVHNVGEVWCMALLEVRARIITRLGFAAGNARTLQIVTDGMKLDPVNPTLLDARNAIVLADRVGFNGEDEADIWAGFAARGMGFSAKINGGVNVTESFDLPNLALGNVTFSDAGCNNNGFADPGETLTLTVPISNPAFSTAATGVMASVVGGGTGNYGTINAGAMGTQSISFTVPATPCGSLLTVSVDISSSFGMVTRTFQLFIGQPVTTYMENFDTVTAPALPAGWTTTTSGGTLWVTSTTTPDTAPNDAFVPDASATASSTLTSPSIPITISGARLSFRHRYSFEEGYDGGAIEIKIGAGAFADILNAGGSFISNGYNEVLPFSVTGCTHGLPRHNAWTGDSGGYVTTVIQLPASAAGQNIQLRWIAGSDCSVGSTGWRIDTISISGNASCASANCGGVNGLQFYPLAVPVRLLDTRPMQSACTTPNAPITGGSTLTQLTSGTCGIPASAQAVTGNITAVLPSGNGFLTVYPSDASQPLAANTNYIVGDILNNVFTVGLGAGDGSFKVFSSATTDVVIDITGYYAPPGTGGLYFHPLPKPIRLLETRPMQSGCTTPGTPLVGNTDTLQQGTLMCDGVTIPSTAKALVGNATTVGPAANGFLTLYPADAAMRPLAASGNYKSGQTLNSPFTVGLSPSGQFKIYTVATTDLVIDVLGYFSPDAMDVNGAGMKFNPVTPSRLLDTRSGVTGACYLPGLPLTGGVETSQAARGVCTLANTAAAIVGNVTTVMPTANGFLTFWPSDVVTRPTAATSNFQSGRNFNRYFSVGLGTDGAFKMYASQTTNIVVDVSGYFAP; encoded by the coding sequence ATGAAAGGAATTCTTCGCATCTTTGCTTTCGTTTCGATTATGTTGCTGGGATCAGCGTTATTGATCACTACGTTTGGAATGTTGGCGGCAAGCCGCACCCAAAGGAAGCAGCGCGTCAATCCAGGCCCAAGCAATTTCGATATTCGTTCCAACCAATCAAAAGATTCACACGAGAAATTAGCCGCCCAAAAGGCCAAACTCACGTCAGAACAGCTTGCACGGCAAGCCGAAGTCAAACGAGACATTGTTGAAGCCGCGAACGCGCTGAAAAACGGCGAAACCGCAGGCGAAGTTATGCTCAGTCCGCTGACAGGCGCGGCGGAAATTGTCAGCGCCGGATTGGAAAGCGCCCGTTTGCTCACGCCGCCGTCTTTGCAAGGACGCGAAGACGTTGTGCGGAATTTTCTCCGCGGCAATTCCGCGTTGTACGGCTTACGGGCGGACCAGATCGGTCGGCTTGAAGTTGCCGCAGATTATGTGAACCCGGCGGGCAATCTCGGTTGGGTGACGCTCAAACAACAGTTCAACGACATACCAGTGTTTGGCGGCCAGTTGAGCGCAGGGTTGACGCCGAATGGGCAATTGGTACGCACGGTCAGCACATTGGCTTCCGGCGTTCGCGAAGAATTTCTGCAAACGACGGCGGCCCTCAGCGCGGAACAGGCCGTGGCAATCGCGGCAAGTGCTGTCGGCGTCACCATTGATCCCGTCGCCTTGCAGCGCAAATCCACATCCGCTGACGGGCGCAAAGTCGTTTTTGCAGGCGGCCCGTTTGTTCAGGACATTGAGGTCGAACAGGTTTACTTCCCGCTGGAAGTGGGCGTTGTCACACTGAGTTGGTCCATGGTGTTGTGGCAGGACGTTCCCGCGTATTACACGGTGGTGGATGCGGAAAAAGGCGATTTGCTTTTCCGCAAAAATATCACGAATGAACAAACACAAACCGCCAGTTATTCCATTTACAACGACGACAGCCCCGGCCCGCTTTCACCGACGAACGTTTTGCCGGGGTCTGGCACGCAAGGTCCGGGCATCAGCCGAACGCTATTGACGTTGATCAGCGAACTGCCCGGTTTTGACAACCTGGGCTGGATCACAGACGGTGGCAATACCACGACCGGCAATAACGTTGACGCCGGACTCGACCTGGTTTCGCCCAACGGAATTGACCCCGGTTCGCGGCCTGTTGGATCGCCCAGCCGTGTTTTCGATTTTTCGTACAACCCACCGCCGCTGGGGACAGATGCGCCAAGCGGAACCAATTTCCGGAACGGCATCGTGACGGATATGTTTTTCTGGGCGAATCGGTATCACGATCAACTTTATCAATACGGCTTTACGGAAGCCTCGGGCAACTTCCAGAACGACAACTTCGGTCGAGGCGGCGTCGCCGGCGATTTTGTGCGCGCCGAAGCGCAGGACTTTTCGGGCACGGACAACGCGAATTTTTCGACGCCGCCCGACGGCCAGTTGCCGCGTATGCAGATGTATCTGTTCACGGGGCCGACGCCGCAACGCGACGGCGCGATTGATCACGATGTCGTCCTGCACGAATTGACGCATGGACTTTCCAACCGTCTGCACTCCAATGCGGTCGGACTCAATAGCGATATGTCCGGCGGAATGGGCGAAGGCTGGTCGGATTTTTACGCGCGCGCACTGCTGTCCTCTGCCAGTGAAGATGTCAACGGCATTTACGCCATGGGCGCGTATGTGACGCTCAACATTGATCCCGGATTTACGGACAACTATTACTACGGCATTCGGCGCTTTCCTTATGCCGTGAAAACCAACCTGGGAGCCAACGGCAAACCGCATAATCCGCTGACTTTCGCAGATATTGATCCGACGAAATTCAATATCTCTGATGGTGCGTTTGCGCCGGCTTTCACCGGAATTCCCGAAGAAGTGCACAACGTCGGCGAAGTCTGGTGTATGGCGTTGTTGGAAGTGCGGGCACGAATCATCACTAGATTGGGTTTTGCGGCGGGCAATGCCCGGACGCTGCAAATCGTCACAGACGGAATGAAGCTCGATCCGGTCAATCCGACTTTGCTGGATGCACGCAACGCAATTGTTCTGGCAGATCGGGTTGGCTTCAACGGTGAAGACGAAGCGGACATCTGGGCCGGATTTGCCGCGCGCGGAATGGGGTTCAGCGCCAAAATCAACGGCGGAGTGAACGTCACGGAATCCTTTGATTTGCCGAATCTGGCATTGGGCAATGTGACGTTCTCCGATGCCGGTTGCAATAACAACGGATTTGCCGATCCGGGCGAAACATTGACGTTAACGGTGCCAATCAGTAACCCCGCCTTCTCCACTGCTGCGACTGGCGTGATGGCTTCCGTCGTTGGAGGCGGCACAGGCAATTACGGCACCATCAATGCAGGCGCAATGGGAACACAATCCATTAGTTTCACTGTTCCTGCCACACCGTGCGGCAGTCTGCTGACCGTCTCGGTGGACATCAGCAGCAGCTTTGGCATGGTCACCCGCACGTTCCAGCTCTTTATCGGCCAGCCGGTGACGACGTACATGGAAAACTTCGATACGGTCACCGCGCCAGCTTTGCCTGCGGGCTGGACCACTACTACTTCGGGCGGCACGCTTTGGGTAACGTCCACAACCACACCAGACACAGCTCCCAACGATGCGTTCGTCCCTGATGCTTCGGCTACCGCCAGCAGCACGCTGACTTCACCCAGCATCCCGATCACCATTTCCGGTGCTCGTTTGAGCTTCCGTCACCGCTATAGTTTCGAAGAAGGCTATGACGGAGGCGCAATTGAAATCAAAATTGGCGCGGGAGCCTTCGCTGACATTCTGAATGCCGGAGGTTCGTTCATTTCAAACGGATATAACGAAGTTCTTCCGTTCAGCGTTACGGGTTGCACACACGGATTGCCCAGACATAACGCCTGGACAGGCGACTCTGGCGGATATGTGACAACCGTCATACAACTTCCCGCTTCGGCCGCAGGACAAAATATCCAACTGCGATGGATTGCCGGTTCGGATTGTTCCGTCGGATCAACCGGCTGGCGGATTGACACAATCAGCATCAGCGGCAACGCCTCGTGCGCCAGCGCAAATTGCGGCGGGGTCAATGGATTGCAGTTTTATCCGTTGGCGGTTCCGGTGCGCTTGTTGGATACGCGCCCGATGCAATCGGCTTGCACCACACCTAATGCACCCATCACCGGGGGGAGCACGTTGACGCAACTCACCAGTGGCACTTGCGGCATTCCCGCTTCAGCACAGGCCGTGACCGGAAACATCACTGCCGTGTTGCCTTCCGGGAATGGTTTTCTGACGGTATATCCCAGCGATGCGTCGCAGCCACTGGCCGCCAACACGAATTACATCGTCGGCGATATCTTGAACAATGTCTTCACAGTGGGATTGGGAGCCGGAGACGGGTCGTTCAAAGTATTCAGTTCGGCAACAACCGATGTCGTGATTGATATTACCGGGTATTACGCTCCGCCGGGCACGGGCGGGTTGTACTTCCATCCGCTGCCGAAGCCGATCCGCCTGCTTGAAACTCGTCCGATGCAATCCGGCTGCACCACACCCGGAACGCCTCTGGTGGGCAACACGGATACGCTTCAGCAAGGAACCTTGATGTGCGACGGTGTGACAATTCCGTCAACTGCCAAGGCTCTGGTCGGCAACGCGACGACCGTTGGCCCGGCAGCCAACGGTTTTCTCACGCTCTATCCCGCTGATGCGGCGATGCGCCCATTGGCGGCAAGCGGAAATTACAAATCCGGCCAAACCCTGAACTCGCCGTTCACTGTCGGGCTTTCGCCATCAGGTCAGTTCAAGATTTACACGGTAGCGACAACCGATCTGGTAATTGACGTGCTGGGGTATTTCAGTCCGGACGCAATGGATGTGAACGGAGCGGGAATGAAGTTCAATCCGGTGACGCCGTCCAGGTTGCTCGATACTCGATCCGGCGTGACGGGCGCGTGTTACCTGCCCGGTTTGCCGCTAACCGGTGGAGTTGAAACATCCCAGGCAGCGCGGGGCGTTTGCACGCTCGCCAATACGGCCGCGGCCATTGTCGGCAACGTCACAACCGTGATGCCCACGGCAAATGGCTTTCTGACCTTCTGGCCGAGCGATGTCGTCACACGACCTACTGCCGCAACGTCAAACTTCCAATCCGGCAGAAACTTCAATCGTTATTTCTCTGTCGGGTTGGGGACGGACGGCGCATTCAAGATGTATGCGTCCCAAACCACAAACATCGTCGTTGACGTTTCGGGATATTTCGCGCCGTAA
- a CDS encoding cupin domain-containing protein yields the protein MEIKNVLAIAQFSPDKMQKINLFETRNFFSDVYCLEPGQEQKVHAHKDEDKLYFVLDGHGTFIVDDEAQELGEGQIIFAPAGSNHGVKNTSVARLKLLVFMTPNPNFK from the coding sequence ATGGAAATCAAAAACGTCTTGGCCATTGCGCAGTTTTCGCCGGACAAAATGCAGAAGATCAATTTGTTCGAAACACGGAATTTTTTCAGTGACGTGTATTGCCTGGAACCGGGGCAGGAACAGAAAGTCCACGCGCACAAGGACGAAGACAAGCTGTACTTTGTGCTGGACGGGCATGGAACGTTCATTGTGGATGACGAAGCGCAGGAACTTGGCGAAGGACAAATCATTTTCGCACCTGCCGGATCGAACCACGGTGTGAAAAATACCAGCGTGGCTCGGCTGAAGTTGCTGGTTTTCATGACGCCGAATCCGAATTTCAAATGA
- a CDS encoding 6-phosphogluconolactonase — protein MQVSIHLYETQKQANIAATSAIAVEMRRLIAERGRAIGIFSVEASQAELLDRLAQTEGIEWTRVIGFHGSELLGADENAPHSQRKFLFNHLVRRIPMVEFHGLRGEAANPEAVCANYAELLKTRSPDFALLGIGDSGQLAAIDSRNCDFSDSCAVKPTDSAVTLTIPTLVACRSLFLIATGGEKRQAVKALIEGEIHESCPASILQNHSNTHLFLDKEAASGLTHII, from the coding sequence TTGCAAGTTTCAATTCACCTTTACGAAACCCAAAAACAAGCGAACATTGCCGCTACCAGTGCAATTGCCGTGGAGATGCGACGACTGATCGCCGAACGCGGAAGGGCTATTGGTATTTTTTCTGTGGAAGCTTCTCAAGCCGAATTGCTGGATCGGTTGGCCCAGACCGAAGGAATTGAATGGACACGCGTTATCGGTTTTCACGGATCTGAGTTGCTTGGCGCTGACGAAAACGCGCCGCATTCCCAACGAAAATTTCTGTTCAATCATCTGGTGCGCCGAATTCCGATGGTGGAGTTTCACGGGCTTCGCGGGGAAGCCGCCAACCCTGAAGCCGTTTGTGCCAATTACGCCGAACTGCTGAAAACGCGTTCGCCGGATTTCGCCCTGCTGGGCATCGGAGACAGCGGGCAACTGGCGGCAATTGATTCGCGCAATTGTGATTTCAGCGATTCGTGCGCCGTAAAACCAACCGATTCGGCGGTCACGCTGACGATACCGACCTTGGTGGCCTGCCGAAGTTTGTTCCTGATCGCAACGGGCGGGGAAAAGCGACAAGCCGTGAAGGCCCTCATCGAAGGCGAAATTCACGAAAGCTGCCCAGCCTCGATCCTGCAAAACCATTCCAACACGCATCTATTTTTGGACAAGGAAGCGGCATCCGGGTTGACGCATATCATTTGA
- a CDS encoding serine/threonine protein phosphatase, with translation MRTLVVGDIHGKLALFNRLLAGMNYQAGEDKLILIGDLVDRGEDSRGVVQRAMELQQESPDTVIVLRGNHEAMMLSALTDPEGEQAELWLYNGGVETLHSYINSEGEFDVPEEHWQFMESLPTWHEDEHAIYVHAALPEDAGKFLHPSEASDSPELYWSRNRHFFSNYRGKTVIFGHTITGMLFGEREKVWLRENLIGVDTGAYLTGTLSGIEMPSRQVFSVSEDAEDNEDIIEGKVGGVKMKFWL, from the coding sequence ATGCGAACTTTAGTGGTTGGTGACATTCACGGAAAATTGGCGTTGTTCAATCGGTTGCTGGCAGGTATGAATTATCAAGCCGGAGAAGATAAGCTGATTTTGATTGGCGATTTGGTGGATCGAGGCGAAGATTCCCGCGGCGTGGTTCAGCGTGCCATGGAATTGCAGCAGGAATCACCGGATACGGTCATTGTGCTGAGAGGCAATCATGAAGCGATGATGTTATCGGCGTTGACAGACCCGGAAGGCGAACAGGCGGAGTTGTGGTTGTACAATGGCGGAGTGGAAACGCTGCACAGTTACATCAATTCCGAGGGCGAATTCGATGTGCCGGAAGAACATTGGCAGTTTATGGAATCGCTGCCGACATGGCACGAAGACGAACACGCCATTTATGTTCACGCCGCTCTGCCGGAAGATGCAGGCAAATTTCTTCACCCCAGCGAAGCCAGTGACAGCCCTGAATTATATTGGTCCCGGAACCGGCATTTTTTCAGCAATTATCGTGGCAAAACGGTCATCTTCGGCCACACCATCACGGGCATGCTGTTTGGCGAACGCGAAAAAGTCTGGCTGCGCGAAAATTTGATTGGTGTGGATACCGGCGCTTATCTGACCGGCACCCTTTCGGGCATTGAAATGCCTTCGCGGCAGGTGTTCAGCGTCAGCGAAGACGCAGAGGACAACGAAGACATCATTGAAGGCAAAGTCGGCGGCGTGAAAATGAAATTCTGGCTTTAA
- a CDS encoding CDP-alcohol phosphatidyltransferase family protein, producing the protein MSSVLTVANLLTVLRLILIPVFATVAYYQHFDWALGVFLIAAVTDGLDGLVARSFNQKTQLGAILDPMADKLLLVTAFIVLTLPHFTVTPPIPFWLTATAISRDVIIVLAALVINMTTGFSGFRPSAPGKLNTVIQITMIVFFLAANAFDIFTRLLPLAFYVTLAIAVFSGLHYIWHINRLMSEKESSDRSK; encoded by the coding sequence ATGTCATCCGTTCTGACAGTTGCCAACCTTCTCACTGTACTCCGGCTTATCTTGATCCCCGTCTTCGCCACGGTGGCCTATTACCAACATTTCGATTGGGCATTGGGAGTTTTTCTGATTGCTGCGGTCACGGATGGGTTGGATGGGCTGGTAGCCCGCTCGTTCAATCAAAAAACACAGCTTGGCGCGATTCTTGATCCAATGGCAGACAAATTGTTGCTGGTAACGGCGTTCATTGTTTTAACCTTGCCGCATTTCACCGTAACACCGCCGATCCCATTCTGGCTGACGGCAACCGCCATCAGCCGGGACGTGATCATTGTGCTGGCCGCCCTGGTCATCAACATGACCACTGGGTTCAGTGGTTTTCGGCCTTCGGCTCCGGGCAAACTCAACACCGTAATTCAAATTACGATGATCGTGTTTTTTCTGGCGGCAAACGCGTTTGACATCTTCACACGTTTATTGCCGCTCGCGTTTTACGTCACGCTGGCCATCGCAGTATTTTCCGGACTGCATTACATTTGGCATATCAACCGGTTGATGAGCGAAAAGGAATCCAGTGACAGATCAAAATAA
- a CDS encoding AI-2E family transporter: MTDQNNELNSGRNNRLTPIEWMRWVPAVLLAIVFVAFVFISGRIVLVPMLISIALAYLLAPIVTWFERRGWSRSSSTLLGITAATLTVVLVLIFVIPSVWNQLNKSYDRANALISDQARVEALTSKIKEVNPQLYELVKQQIEKYKGSGDRSKIIGWIVGWLQSGLFKLVDLTSSLLDYLLIPFFIYYLLADYRSMRDRIDRLIPPRFRSITTDLMAQINEVVSSYVRNQLLIAMAMGAMYSVGFLILRVPLAITIGMLAGVLNFVPYLGTLTGLALSLFFVALDGAGFGRISGVLIVFAIVQSVEGYYLTPKLLGSRLNLHPMWVLVGLVIGGNLFGLLGIILAVPVIAVAKVVLGVLEEIYQESSFYRRAGATLLTGQGQIVGLSESGSPTSGLIIQEEIYDRPRRTIVTTSELKSRIRDSRSQPDE; this comes from the coding sequence GTGACAGATCAAAATAACGAACTCAATTCCGGCAGAAATAATCGGCTGACGCCCATTGAATGGATGCGCTGGGTTCCGGCGGTCTTGCTGGCGATTGTGTTTGTTGCTTTTGTCTTTATTAGCGGTCGAATCGTTCTGGTTCCGATGCTGATTTCCATCGCGCTGGCCTATTTGCTGGCTCCGATTGTCACCTGGTTTGAGCGACGCGGTTGGTCCCGGTCATCTTCAACTTTACTGGGAATCACAGCGGCGACACTGACAGTGGTGTTAGTGCTGATTTTCGTCATTCCCAGCGTCTGGAACCAACTCAACAAATCCTATGATCGGGCCAACGCGTTGATCAGCGATCAGGCTCGGGTTGAAGCGCTGACATCAAAAATAAAAGAGGTCAACCCACAGCTTTACGAACTGGTTAAACAACAAATCGAAAAGTACAAAGGAAGCGGAGATCGGTCGAAGATCATCGGTTGGATTGTGGGCTGGCTGCAAAGCGGATTGTTCAAACTGGTTGACCTGACCTCTTCGCTATTGGATTATCTGCTGATCCCCTTTTTCATATACTACCTGCTGGCTGATTACCGCAGCATGCGCGATCGAATTGACCGGCTGATTCCGCCGCGATTTCGCTCCATCACCACCGATTTGATGGCGCAAATCAACGAAGTCGTTTCCTCTTACGTGCGCAACCAGTTGCTGATCGCCATGGCAATGGGCGCAATGTATTCCGTTGGATTTCTGATTTTGCGCGTCCCGCTGGCAATTACCATCGGAATGCTGGCCGGGGTATTGAACTTCGTGCCTTACCTGGGCACGCTGACCGGATTGGCGTTGTCGCTGTTTTTTGTGGCTTTGGACGGAGCAGGCTTTGGCCGCATTTCCGGCGTTCTGATTGTTTTTGCCATTGTGCAAAGCGTTGAAGGCTATTACCTGACGCCGAAATTGCTTGGCAGCCGCCTCAACTTGCATCCAATGTGGGTACTGGTCGGGTTGGTCATCGGAGGCAATTTGTTCGGCTTGCTGGGTATCATTCTGGCTGTGCCGGTAATCGCCGTCGCCAAGGTCGTACTGGGCGTGCTGGAAGAAATCTACCAGGAATCCAGTTTTTACCGCCGCGCGGGCGCAACACTTTTGACGGGGCAAGGCCAAATCGTTGGTCTGTCAGAATCCGGCTCGCCCACCTCCGGATTGATCATTCAGGAAGAAATTTACGATCGTCCACGCCGAACTATCGTTACCACCAGCGAGTTAAAATCAAGAATTCGCGATTCCCGCTCTCAGCCAGACGAATAG
- the dnaK gene encoding molecular chaperone DnaK, protein MSKVIGIDLGTTNSVVAIMEGSEPAVITNSEGGRTTPSVVGFTKDGNRLVGQVAKRQAVTNPENTIYSIKRFMGRRFDEISEEAKQVPYKVTQASNGDVRVVADGKEYSPPEISAMILQKLKQAAEDYLGQKVTQAVITVPAYFNDAQRQATKDAGKVAGLEVLRIVNEPTAAALAYGLDKMKNETIAVFDFGGGTFDISILEVGEGVVEVKSTNGDTHLGGDDIDERLIRWIIDEFKKDQGIDLSKDKMALQRLKEAAEKAKIELSSTMETEINLPFITADQSGPKHLVMKLTRAKFESLVEDILKRTLEPCRLALKDAGVDASKIDEVVLVGGSTRIPKIQEMVKSFFGKEPHKGVNPDEVVAVGAAVQAGVLSGEVKDLLLLDVTPLSLGIETLGGVFTRLIERNTTIPTRKSETFSTATDNQTSVEVHVLQGERGMAGDNRTLGKFHLVGIPPAPRGVPQIEVTFDIDANGIVNVSARDKGTGREQKITITASSGLSKDEIDKMMKDAESHAEEDKRKREAVETKNHLDSMIFNTEKIISENREKIPVGLISEAETAIADAKKVIESNSSDQFQSQLDNLTRISHRIAEALYQQQASAGAEPDAQSQAAGASAGAGGGNEDVIDAEYIDVDDKK, encoded by the coding sequence ATGAGCAAAGTTATCGGAATTGACTTGGGCACGACCAATTCAGTTGTTGCCATCATGGAAGGCAGCGAACCAGCAGTCATCACCAATTCAGAAGGTGGTCGTACCACGCCATCGGTCGTGGGCTTTACCAAAGACGGGAACCGTTTAGTCGGTCAGGTCGCCAAACGCCAAGCTGTCACCAACCCGGAAAATACCATCTATTCAATCAAACGGTTTATGGGCCGCCGCTTTGACGAAATCAGCGAAGAAGCCAAGCAGGTTCCGTACAAAGTCACACAAGCTTCGAATGGCGATGTTCGCGTGGTTGCGGACGGCAAGGAGTATTCACCGCCGGAGATTTCGGCGATGATCCTGCAAAAACTGAAGCAGGCCGCCGAAGATTATCTGGGGCAAAAAGTGACGCAGGCGGTCATCACCGTTCCTGCGTATTTCAATGACGCTCAGCGCCAGGCGACCAAAGACGCAGGCAAGGTCGCTGGCCTGGAAGTTCTGCGCATCGTCAATGAACCGACGGCAGCGGCGCTGGCGTATGGTCTGGACAAGATGAAGAACGAAACCATCGCCGTGTTCGACTTTGGCGGTGGGACATTCGATATTTCGATTCTGGAAGTCGGCGAAGGCGTGGTCGAAGTGAAATCCACGAACGGCGACACCCACCTGGGCGGCGACGACATTGACGAACGATTGATTCGCTGGATCATTGACGAATTCAAGAAAGATCAGGGCATTGACCTGTCGAAAGACAAAATGGCGTTGCAGCGTCTGAAAGAAGCTGCTGAAAAAGCCAAGATTGAGCTTTCTTCGACAATGGAAACGGAAATCAATCTGCCGTTCATCACCGCCGATCAATCGGGTCCGAAACATTTGGTGATGAAATTGACCCGCGCCAAGTTTGAATCGCTGGTTGAGGACATTTTGAAGCGAACGCTGGAACCTTGCCGTCTGGCACTGAAAGACGCTGGTGTGGATGCTTCGAAAATTGACGAAGTTGTGCTGGTGGGCGGTTCGACGCGTATTCCAAAGATTCAGGAAATGGTCAAATCTTTCTTCGGCAAAGAGCCGCACAAAGGCGTCAACCCGGACGAAGTTGTGGCGGTCGGCGCCGCAGTTCAGGCGGGCGTGCTCTCTGGCGAAGTGAAAGACCTGTTGCTGCTTGACGTGACTCCCTTGAGCCTGGGAATTGAAACTCTGGGTGGCGTGTTCACGCGGTTGATCGAACGCAACACAACCATTCCGACGCGCAAATCCGAAACGTTTTCCACGGCGACAGACAATCAAACCTCCGTCGAAGTGCATGTTTTGCAAGGCGAACGCGGAATGGCCGGTGACAACCGCACGCTGGGCAAGTTCCATCTGGTGGGAATTCCGCCCGCGCCGCGCGGCGTGCCGCAAATCGAAGTGACATTCGACATTGACGCCAACGGAATCGTCAACGTTTCCGCGCGCGACAAAGGAACAGGCCGCGAACAGAAAATCACCATCACGGCTTCTTCGGGTCTGTCAAAAGACGAAATTGACAAGATGATGAAGGACGCGGAATCGCACGCCGAAGAAGACAAGCGCAAACGCGAAGCGGTTGAAACCAAAAACCATCTGGATTCGATGATCTTCAACACTGAAAAGATTATCAGCGAAAACCGCGAGAAGATTCCTGTTGGCTTGATTTCGGAAGCGGAGACGGCAATCGCCGACGCCAAGAAAGTCATTGAGTCGAATTCTTCGGATCAATTCCAGTCGCAACTCGACAATCTGACGCGAATTTCGCATCGCATTGCCGAGGCGCTGTACCAACAGCAAGCCAGCGCAGGCGCGGAACCCGATGCTCAAAGTCAGGCAGCGGGCGCTTCAGCAGGCGCCGGTGGCGGCAATGAGGATGTGATTGACGCCGAATACATTGACGTTGATGACAAGAAATAA
- a CDS encoding Hsp20/alpha crystallin family protein → MGKQHHLLSELTAVEEQLAQLLRGPNLYSVEPQHGAWSPPVDIYETQTDFVLMAEIPGVSLADLELKVVDDTLILKGERRWERAPHGENIHRLENSYGKFERTFSLSERIDADNISADLDRGVLKVILPKRGKVAGRQVEIKTED, encoded by the coding sequence ATGGGAAAGCAACACCACTTATTAAGCGAATTGACCGCTGTCGAAGAACAACTCGCACAATTGTTGCGCGGCCCGAATCTATACAGCGTCGAACCGCAGCATGGTGCCTGGTCGCCTCCCGTGGACATTTATGAAACGCAAACAGATTTCGTGTTGATGGCGGAAATACCAGGCGTTTCGCTCGCCGACCTGGAGCTTAAAGTGGTGGATGACACGCTGATTTTGAAAGGCGAACGGCGATGGGAACGCGCCCCGCACGGGGAAAACATTCATCGGCTGGAAAATTCCTACGGTAAATTCGAGCGTACGTTCAGCCTTTCCGAACGAATTGATGCCGACAACATTTCCGCGGATTTGGATCGCGGTGTGCTGAAAGTCATATTGCCAAAACGCGGCAAAGTTGCCGGTAGGCAGGTGGAAATCAAGACAGAAGATTGA